Proteins from a single region of Chryseobacterium sp. T16E-39:
- the hisS gene encoding histidine--tRNA ligase: MKPSLAKGTRDFTAQEVSRRKYIINILQNNFELFGFQSLETPSFENLSTLTGKYGEEGDRLIFKILNSSINEAKEDKKTVMLNDFQRALEKPFSSESLTDKALRYDLTVPFARFVAMNHGQLTFPYKRYQIQPVWRADRPQKGRFREFYQCDADVVGSESLLQEVDLIQLYLKSFSDLKVSVTIHVNNRKILSGLAEYAGITDKLIDFTVALDKLDKIGKEGVVKELLEREISQKSIDKLDFLFSQSNDALENLLQLKEKFVGNEIGLKGVEELEFVLTQSLSLGVDMQNLVFDITLARGLDYYTGAIFEVKADEAQMGSIGGGGRYDNLTAVFGVKNIPGIGISFGLDRIYLVMEELGLFPEEATSKMEYLFANFGGEETLEALKLIMQLREKGISAELYPENAKINKQFTYAEKKGIKNLVFLGEEEIKNRTVTFKNLEAGEQKTVSLEEFLG; this comes from the coding sequence ATGAAGCCAAGCTTAGCAAAAGGGACGAGGGATTTTACCGCACAGGAAGTTTCAAGAAGAAAGTATATTATCAATATTTTACAGAATAATTTCGAATTGTTCGGATTCCAATCATTGGAAACACCAAGTTTTGAAAACCTTTCTACATTAACGGGGAAGTATGGAGAAGAAGGTGATCGTTTGATCTTTAAAATCTTAAATTCGAGTATTAATGAAGCTAAAGAAGATAAGAAAACAGTGATGCTTAATGATTTTCAAAGAGCTTTGGAAAAGCCCTTTAGTTCAGAAAGTCTTACTGATAAAGCCCTTCGTTATGATCTTACAGTTCCTTTCGCAAGGTTCGTGGCTATGAATCATGGGCAGTTAACTTTCCCATACAAACGCTACCAGATCCAGCCGGTGTGGAGGGCAGACCGTCCTCAGAAAGGAAGATTCAGAGAATTTTATCAGTGTGATGCCGATGTAGTAGGAAGCGAGAGCCTTTTACAGGAAGTAGATTTAATTCAATTATATCTGAAGTCATTCTCAGATCTAAAAGTTTCTGTGACCATCCACGTTAATAATAGAAAAATACTTTCAGGTTTAGCTGAATATGCTGGAATCACAGATAAACTAATTGATTTTACAGTGGCTCTGGATAAATTAGATAAAATAGGAAAAGAGGGCGTTGTAAAAGAACTACTGGAAAGAGAGATTTCTCAGAAGTCGATTGATAAATTAGATTTCTTATTTTCTCAGTCGAATGATGCTCTGGAAAACCTTCTTCAGCTTAAAGAAAAATTTGTAGGTAATGAAATAGGGCTGAAGGGAGTAGAGGAATTAGAATTTGTTCTTACACAATCTTTAAGCCTGGGTGTGGATATGCAGAACCTTGTTTTTGATATTACCTTAGCTAGAGGATTAGATTATTACACAGGAGCTATTTTCGAAGTAAAAGCGGATGAGGCTCAGATGGGTTCCATTGGTGGTGGTGGAAGATACGATAATCTTACTGCGGTTTTTGGAGTGAAAAATATTCCTGGAATAGGTATTTCTTTTGGACTGGATAGAATCTATTTGGTGATGGAAGAATTAGGGCTTTTTCCTGAAGAAGCAACATCGAAAATGGAATATCTGTTTGCTAATTTTGGAGGAGAAGAAACTCTTGAAGCTTTAAAGCTGATTATGCAGCTAAGAGAAAAAGGGATCTCGGCAGAATTATATCCGGAAAATGCAAAAATAAATAAACAATTTACTTACGCTGAGAAGAAGGGAATCAAAAACCTTGTATTTTTAGGTGAGGAAGAGATTAAAAACAGAACAGTAACTTTTAAAAACCTTGAAGCTGGAGAACAAAAAACAGTTTCTCTGGAAGAGTTTCTGGGATAA
- a CDS encoding single-stranded DNA-binding protein, with translation MSLRNKVTLIGYTGKEVEMVNFDSGNVKASVSLATSDHYTNAKGEKVEETQWHNLIAFGKVAEIMQKYVPKGKEIAIEGKLTYRSYDDKDGVKRYITEIRVDEILLLGGNK, from the coding sequence ATGTCACTAAGAAACAAAGTAACATTAATTGGTTACACAGGAAAAGAAGTTGAAATGGTAAACTTCGATAGCGGAAATGTAAAGGCAAGTGTGTCTTTAGCAACGAGTGATCACTACACCAACGCAAAAGGTGAAAAAGTAGAAGAAACGCAATGGCATAATCTGATCGCTTTCGGAAAAGTTGCTGAAATTATGCAGAAGTATGTTCCAAAAGGAAAGGAAATTGCGATTGAGGGCAAATTAACGTACAGATCTTATGATGATAAAGATGGTGTGAAAAGGTATATCACAGAGATTAGGGTTGATGAAATTCTGTTGTTAGGAGGTAATAAATAA
- a CDS encoding YtxH domain-containing protein → MGNKTNGLLALLGLGALAYWKYKKSTPEEQQAVKDKINNVKDNVNKWGNDLKSKANDVASQVQDKVDQAKTKAEDSLS, encoded by the coding sequence ATGGGAAATAAGACAAACGGATTATTAGCTTTATTAGGTTTAGGAGCTTTAGCGTATTGGAAATATAAAAAGTCTACTCCTGAAGAACAACAAGCGGTAAAAGATAAGATCAATAATGTGAAGGATAATGTAAATAAGTGGGGAAATGATCTGAAGTCAAAAGCTAATGATGTTGCTTCACAAGTTCAGGACAAAGTTGATCAGGCTAAAACAAAAGCTGAAGATTCTTTAAGTTAA
- a CDS encoding class I SAM-dependent methyltransferase, translating to MDNYLEINKNSWNAKVDPHLKSDFYFVDEFIKGRSSLNSIELDLLGDIKGKSILHLQCHFGQDSISLSRLGAKVTGIDLSDKAIETAKDLADKCGKDTVFICSDVYDLPNVLNEKFDIVFTSYGTIGWLPDLDRWAQIINHFLKPEGKFVMAEFHPVVWMFDDDFKEVAYNYFNEKPIVETYEGTYADTSADIVQKYVMWNHSLAEVVQNLIKNNIAIEKFQEFDWSPYPCFKHVEEFEKGKWRISRFGNKIPLVYALTGQKKSS from the coding sequence ATGGACAATTACTTAGAAATTAATAAAAACTCATGGAATGCGAAAGTAGATCCTCATTTGAAATCGGACTTCTACTTTGTAGATGAGTTTATAAAAGGAAGAAGCTCACTCAACTCTATTGAGCTTGATCTTTTAGGAGATATCAAAGGGAAAAGCATTTTACACTTACAATGCCATTTTGGGCAGGATTCTATATCATTATCGAGACTGGGAGCAAAAGTTACAGGTATTGATCTATCTGATAAAGCCATTGAAACGGCAAAAGATCTTGCCGACAAATGTGGGAAAGATACAGTGTTTATCTGTTCTGATGTCTATGACCTACCCAATGTTTTAAATGAAAAATTTGATATTGTATTTACAAGTTACGGAACAATAGGCTGGTTGCCTGATTTGGATAGATGGGCACAAATAATCAATCATTTCTTAAAACCGGAAGGAAAATTTGTAATGGCTGAGTTTCATCCTGTAGTTTGGATGTTTGATGATGATTTCAAAGAGGTGGCTTATAATTATTTTAATGAAAAACCAATTGTTGAGACCTATGAAGGAACCTACGCGGATACTTCGGCAGATATTGTACAGAAATATGTAATGTGGAATCATTCTTTAGCTGAAGTTGTTCAGAACTTAATTAAAAACAATATTGCAATAGAGAAATTCCAAGAATTTGATTGGTCCCCTTATCCTTGTTTTAAACATGTTGAAGAATTTGAAAAAGGAAAATGGAGAATATCCCGATTTGGAAACAAAATTCCGCTTGTGTATGCTTTAACTGGACAAAAAAAGTCATCGTAA
- a CDS encoding HRDC domain-containing protein, with product MMRVKVFKIRLPEEFLYIDQKALDDFLGNHDIIKTETAFIQDENYWTVVLYFEELKNILSSVKEAKTVKYSADNETLNSDETKILDALKLWRSEKAREQNLPIYFIASNKELLSVAKYKPAKKAELLDIKGFGKHKIENYGEEILEILESI from the coding sequence ATGATGAGAGTGAAAGTTTTTAAAATACGATTGCCTGAAGAATTTTTATATATCGATCAAAAGGCATTAGACGATTTCCTTGGAAATCATGACATTATTAAAACGGAAACAGCTTTTATCCAGGATGAGAATTATTGGACCGTAGTATTATACTTTGAAGAATTGAAAAACATTCTGTCCAGTGTTAAAGAAGCGAAAACGGTAAAATACTCTGCCGATAATGAGACGTTGAATAGTGATGAAACAAAGATTTTAGATGCTTTGAAGCTTTGGAGATCGGAAAAGGCAAGAGAACAAAATTTGCCAATCTATTTTATAGCAAGTAATAAAGAGTTATTGTCTGTTGCAAAATATAAACCGGCAAAAAAAGCAGAGTTACTGGATATCAAAGGTTTTGGTAAGCATAAAATTGAGAATTATGGTGAAGAAATACTTGAAATTCTGGAGAGTATCTGA
- a CDS encoding isoaspartyl peptidase/L-asparaginase, with protein MKIIIHGGFFSESDQSHEVKVAKQNSLKNIAQKAFDYLQSNSSFDTVAYAVSLLEDDDLFNAGIGSQIQSDGVIRMSAAIMDGNTQKLSGVINIQDVKNPIFVAKDLIKEDDRVLGGRGAKKYASEHGFENFSTEIPQRRKEYEAKLNNGGKGTVGCVAIDQYGKLAVATSTGGKGFEIPGRISDSATVAGNYANSFCAVSCTGVGEDIVSNATATKIVTRVTDGMDLKVAFQKTFEELKTIDGFAGAIAIDKDGNIYHQDSYPTMVFASFDGYNFEIFN; from the coding sequence ATGAAAATAATTATCCACGGTGGTTTCTTCTCTGAAAGTGACCAAAGCCATGAAGTAAAGGTTGCCAAACAAAACTCATTAAAAAACATTGCTCAAAAAGCATTTGATTACCTGCAATCAAATTCCTCTTTTGATACTGTAGCTTATGCAGTATCTCTTTTAGAGGATGATGACCTCTTCAATGCAGGTATTGGTTCGCAGATCCAGAGTGACGGTGTCATTCGCATGAGTGCCGCAATTATGGACGGTAATACTCAAAAGCTAAGCGGTGTTATCAATATTCAGGATGTGAAGAACCCTATTTTTGTAGCGAAGGATCTCATAAAAGAAGATGATCGTGTGTTAGGAGGAAGAGGTGCTAAAAAATATGCATCAGAACATGGTTTTGAGAATTTTTCAACAGAAATTCCGCAAAGGAGAAAGGAATACGAAGCCAAACTGAATAACGGAGGAAAAGGAACAGTAGGCTGTGTAGCGATCGATCAATACGGAAAATTAGCTGTTGCCACCTCAACCGGAGGAAAAGGATTTGAAATTCCGGGTAGGATTTCTGATTCTGCAACGGTGGCCGGTAATTATGCCAATTCATTCTGTGCAGTAAGCTGTACAGGTGTTGGAGAAGATATTGTAAGTAATGCTACAGCTACAAAAATTGTGACTAGAGTAACAGATGGTATGGATTTAAAAGTGGCATTTCAAAAAACTTTTGAAGAACTAAAAACAATTGATGGATTTGCAGGAGCAATTGCCATTGATAAAGATGGAAATATCTATCATCAAGACTCTTATCCTACTATGGTGTTTGCAAGTTTTGATGGTTACAATTTTGAAATTTTTAATTAA
- a CDS encoding GNAT family N-acetyltransferase: MKNKASIDVIEKWLKGWSLSRELPLPVPYKSGFTVDVNAPTQKKRYLFCEPNDDFIELSESINEPLVFLKVSSAFETFKDKIPSKWQMQGDQYMMSCFHTMNFLNRELPEDYQIEYEQYNSTYVVNIVTKDSGEQAAIGRVALVDDLAVYDQIITDPNHRRRGLGSFVMKELEKIALSKRVPNNFLVATPEGKSLYESLGWQVYSPYTSIVVPSEDFQLE; this comes from the coding sequence ATGAAAAATAAAGCATCTATTGATGTAATAGAAAAATGGCTGAAAGGATGGTCATTATCCAGAGAATTGCCTTTACCTGTTCCATACAAATCTGGCTTTACAGTAGATGTAAATGCTCCTACCCAAAAAAAGCGTTATTTATTTTGTGAGCCCAATGATGATTTTATTGAATTGTCAGAATCAATCAATGAACCATTGGTTTTTTTGAAAGTATCCTCAGCTTTTGAAACATTTAAAGATAAAATACCTTCAAAATGGCAGATGCAGGGAGATCAATATATGATGTCATGTTTTCATACTATGAATTTTCTGAATCGTGAGCTTCCTGAAGATTATCAAATTGAATATGAGCAGTATAATTCCACTTATGTGGTTAATATCGTTACTAAAGATAGTGGGGAACAGGCAGCAATAGGAAGAGTTGCTCTTGTCGATGATTTGGCAGTTTATGATCAGATCATAACAGATCCTAATCACAGAAGGAGAGGTTTAGGTTCTTTTGTAATGAAAGAGTTAGAAAAAATTGCATTGTCAAAAAGGGTTCCGAACAATTTTTTAGTGGCTACCCCAGAAGGCAAATCATTGTACGAGTCTTTGGGGTGGCAGGTGTACAGCCCTTATACCTCAATTGTAGTTCCTTCTGAAGATTTTCAATTGGAATAG
- a CDS encoding MgtC/SapB family protein: MISINDIIPIVFSIIIGGIIGIEREYQLKSAGLRTMILVTLGSCMFTMLSLNLGDQGSPDRIAANIITGIGFVGAGVIFKEENRVSGLTTAVTIWICAALGMTIGAEYYKEAVIGSISVVLLLIIFKYVQNVIDRITTRYTYQITLPYNDEVVDKYEAIFKEYDLKSSRGKQMRSGEKYTIVWRVQGALKNHEACTKILFNDSGIDEFKF, encoded by the coding sequence ATGATTAGCATAAATGATATAATTCCAATAGTATTTTCAATTATAATTGGTGGTATAATTGGGATTGAAAGAGAATATCAGTTGAAATCAGCAGGATTAAGGACGATGATACTCGTTACATTGGGTTCCTGTATGTTTACAATGCTGTCTCTTAATTTAGGTGATCAGGGAAGCCCTGACCGAATAGCAGCCAATATTATTACCGGAATAGGCTTTGTGGGAGCGGGTGTTATTTTTAAAGAGGAAAACCGAGTGTCAGGTCTTACAACAGCCGTTACCATATGGATTTGTGCGGCATTGGGGATGACGATAGGGGCAGAATATTATAAAGAAGCTGTTATTGGTTCCATATCTGTAGTTTTACTTCTTATTATATTCAAATATGTACAAAATGTTATTGATAGAATTACGACTCGCTATACTTACCAGATCACTCTACCTTATAATGATGAAGTTGTAGATAAGTATGAAGCCATATTCAAAGAATATGATTTAAAATCGAGCAGGGGCAAACAAATGAGGAGTGGTGAAAAATATACGATTGTATGGCGTGTACAGGGGGCTTTAAAAAATCATGAAGCCTGCACAAAAATTTTATTTAATGACAGCGGGATCGATGAGTTCAAATTTTAA
- a CDS encoding arginase family protein — protein MKRAINIFEFPFNLGLTKKEHEIEPGVKKLPDWLKKFNFHTQLNPSNIFRLEGPEYAMDFDEETQVKNPDQIIEYAKKQSDLILKNYNKEIFNIMIGGDCSILIGTAVALKKLGNFGLFYLDGHTDFIPPRLSPSGGVAGMDLALIAGLGHEKLTNINDLKPYLLEENIFCVGNAEVDDQEYVDQVINSDVHYYDLYQLRENGFQKTAEDFLKIVQDKNLDGFFIHFDVDVLNDKIMPAVDSRMEDGIDYHNLKEILVPLIDNEKCFGIEITILDPDYDKDGLYTRAFIENLVQIIKK, from the coding sequence ATGAAAAGAGCGATCAATATCTTTGAGTTTCCTTTTAATCTGGGCCTTACCAAAAAAGAACATGAAATTGAGCCCGGAGTAAAAAAACTTCCTGACTGGCTTAAGAAATTCAACTTTCATACACAACTCAATCCCAGCAATATATTCAGACTTGAGGGCCCTGAATATGCAATGGATTTTGATGAAGAAACTCAGGTCAAAAACCCTGATCAAATCATTGAATATGCTAAAAAACAATCTGATCTTATTCTGAAAAATTACAATAAAGAAATTTTCAATATTATGATCGGTGGTGACTGCAGTATTCTGATAGGAACTGCGGTCGCACTCAAAAAACTTGGAAATTTTGGTTTGTTTTATCTTGACGGGCACACTGATTTCATTCCACCTCGTCTTTCTCCCAGTGGAGGTGTTGCCGGAATGGATCTTGCCCTAATTGCAGGACTGGGACATGAAAAACTAACGAATATAAATGACCTTAAACCCTATCTTTTAGAAGAAAATATATTCTGTGTCGGAAATGCAGAAGTCGATGATCAGGAATATGTAGATCAGGTAATCAATTCTGATGTTCATTATTACGATCTGTACCAGTTAAGAGAAAATGGATTTCAAAAGACCGCTGAAGATTTCTTAAAAATAGTTCAGGATAAAAATCTTGACGGTTTTTTCATCCACTTTGATGTTGACGTCTTAAATGATAAAATAATGCCCGCTGTCGACAGCAGAATGGAGGATGGAATCGATTATCATAACCTTAAAGAAATTTTAGTTCCATTGATCGACAATGAGAAATGTTTTGGAATTGAAATTACTATATTAGATCCGGACTATGATAAAGACGGGCTTTATACAAGGGCTTTTATCGAAAATTTAGTTCAAATAATAAAAAAATAA
- a CDS encoding ketopantoate reductase family protein, whose amino-acid sequence MNKKHITIIGLGGVGGYFGFKISQNNETFQQYTISFVARGETYKKLKEEGLMLISPEHRHSKTRPNEVYEHIKDVPHPDLVLVCVKEYDLERVCNDLKEVINKETILLPMMNGVDIYERMRKVLPDVIILPSCIYIASHIKEKGVIEHKGKGGKIIFGKDPLHPSKDVSWVLSVLDESRIDFDFKDNPSSDIWTKFTFIASFGLVTAKYNSSMGKVCTDPVQKDEATQIMKEIELIAHKKDISLDKDLIEKTFEKASTFPFETPTSIQLDINSGKENSELELFAGAIIRYGKELGIEVPFTQKIYEELKAKINS is encoded by the coding sequence ATGAATAAAAAACATATTACCATTATAGGCCTTGGTGGCGTGGGTGGTTATTTTGGCTTTAAAATTAGTCAAAACAATGAAACTTTTCAACAATATACCATCTCATTTGTTGCAAGAGGTGAAACCTATAAAAAATTAAAAGAAGAAGGGTTAATGTTGATTTCTCCTGAACATCGTCATAGTAAAACCCGTCCTAATGAAGTTTATGAACATATTAAAGATGTACCACATCCAGATCTGGTATTAGTATGCGTAAAAGAGTATGATTTAGAAAGAGTTTGCAATGATTTAAAAGAAGTCATTAATAAAGAGACTATTTTGCTACCCATGATGAATGGTGTTGATATTTATGAAAGAATGAGAAAAGTTCTTCCAGATGTTATTATTCTGCCTTCATGTATTTATATCGCTTCTCACATCAAAGAAAAAGGAGTTATTGAACATAAGGGAAAAGGAGGAAAGATAATTTTTGGTAAAGATCCCTTACATCCTTCTAAAGATGTTAGCTGGGTACTGAGTGTACTCGATGAAAGCCGGATTGATTTTGATTTTAAGGATAATCCTTCCAGTGACATTTGGACGAAATTTACCTTCATAGCAAGTTTTGGATTGGTTACGGCTAAATATAATTCATCGATGGGCAAGGTTTGTACAGATCCTGTACAAAAAGATGAGGCAACACAAATAATGAAAGAAATAGAATTAATTGCCCATAAAAAAGATATTTCCCTTGACAAAGATCTTATTGAAAAAACTTTTGAAAAAGCATCCACATTTCCATTTGAAACTCCAACATCTATACAGTTGGATATTAATTCTGGAAAAGAGAACAGTGAACTGGAATTATTTGCCGGAGCAATTATAAGATATGGAAAAGAACTCGGGATAGAAGTTCCCTTTACTCAAAAAATATATGAAGAGCTAAAAGCTAAAATAAACTCATAA
- a CDS encoding cyanophycinase, protein MKPVGKLIVIGGAVNKGSFAETDYDQNIEKNLNFFERGILRKIINESKLKENSVIEIVTTASQIPQIVGTEYKKAFEFLGAKNVNILDIHNREEANSDAMVARANAADVVMFTGGDQLRLTSILGGTRFHDTILLKYQEQDFIYSGTSAGAAAASENMIYQGSSSEALLKGEIKTTQGLGLIDNVIIDTHFVQRGRIGRLFQAVVNNPRTLGIGLGEDTGLFIYNDVMTAVGSGLVIIVDGRFIKDTNLTNINLGEPISIDNLTVHVMSMNDHYDLTTKTLTIENSQFNPIPQDK, encoded by the coding sequence ATGAAACCCGTTGGAAAATTAATTGTTATCGGTGGTGCTGTAAATAAAGGAAGCTTTGCAGAAACCGATTATGACCAGAATATAGAAAAGAACCTTAATTTTTTTGAAAGAGGTATTTTAAGAAAGATCATTAATGAATCTAAGTTAAAAGAGAACTCTGTAATAGAAATAGTAACTACTGCTTCACAAATCCCTCAGATTGTAGGAACAGAATACAAGAAAGCTTTTGAGTTTTTAGGTGCTAAAAATGTAAATATTCTTGATATCCATAACCGTGAAGAAGCAAATTCTGATGCTATGGTTGCAAGAGCTAATGCAGCTGACGTTGTTATGTTTACAGGTGGAGATCAATTGAGACTGACCTCTATTCTTGGTGGAACAAGATTCCACGATACTATTCTATTGAAATATCAGGAGCAGGATTTTATTTATTCCGGAACTTCTGCAGGAGCAGCTGCTGCTTCTGAAAATATGATCTATCAGGGAAGCAGTTCGGAAGCACTATTAAAAGGAGAGATAAAAACCACTCAAGGTTTAGGTCTTATTGACAATGTGATCATTGATACCCATTTTGTACAGAGAGGAAGAATCGGAAGGCTTTTTCAGGCTGTTGTCAACAATCCCAGAACCTTAGGAATTGGTTTAGGAGAAGACACCGGACTTTTCATATATAATGATGTAATGACAGCCGTAGGATCAGGCCTTGTGATCATTGTGGATGGCAGGTTTATTAAAGACACCAACCTTACCAATATCAATTTGGGTGAACCTATATCTATTGATAATCTGACGGTACATGTAATGTCGATGAACGATCATTATGATCTTACCACAAAAACACTAACTATCGAAAACTCGCAGTTTAATCCTATCCCACAAGATAAATAG
- the cphA gene encoding cyanophycin synthetase yields MKIEKIQALRGPNIWSIRRKKLIQMRLDLEEMENSPTNKIEGFRERIEKMIPSLITHRCSEGVQGGFFHRVETGTWMGHVIEHIALEIQTLAGMDTGFGRTRETKTPGVYNVVFDYIEENAGIFAAEEAVKIAEALIEGNEYDINECVHKLKEIRERVRLGPSTGSIVEEAVSRKIPWIRLGTNSLVQLGYGINQQRFQATITGKTSSIAVDIACNKELTKRMLHDAAIPVPIGDLVYDEQELERVIKKIGYPIVLKPLDGNHGKGSSINVNDWESAKIGLEHAQKYSKKTIVEKYITGYDFRVLVIDNKMVAAARRVPAHIVGDGELNIEKLIEKENKDPRRGYGHENVLTEIQVDKDTLELLEKLQYTLETVPQKGEIVFLKSTANLSTGGTSIDVTDMVHPENITMAERISKIIGLDVCGIDIMAENLTQPLKESGAAIIEVNAAPGFRMHLAPSEGLPRNVAAPVVDMLYPQGKPFTIPIIAVTGTNGKTTTTRLISHIVKNNGYRVGFTTSDGIYIQNTMLTKGDTTGPLSAEFVLKDPTVEFAVLETARGGILRSGLGFSQCDIGVLTNIKEDHLGMNDIHNLKDLTKVKRVVLDSVKKNGWSVMNADDEYSMRIVNDLDSNIAIFSLDENNPYIKKFAKEGKITCVYEEGFVTIKKGDWKIRIGKAKDFPITMEGKARFMIANVLAASLACYLYGFGIEDISNSLRTFIPSAQLTPGRLNIFKFKSFKVLIDFAHNPDGYEAIEDYLKNVESTKKIGIISGVGDRRDEDIKLCGKIAGRMFDYIIIRNEKHLRGRKEEEINGLIIDGINEAGRDVSYEIIPKEIEALKHAMGMAEDGTFITALSDVISNAIELVQEYQAKELLEDDKI; encoded by the coding sequence ATGAAAATTGAGAAGATACAGGCCTTACGTGGTCCAAATATCTGGAGTATCAGAAGGAAAAAGCTGATACAGATGAGGTTGGATCTTGAAGAGATGGAAAATTCGCCTACGAATAAGATAGAAGGATTTAGGGAACGGATAGAAAAAATGATACCATCTTTGATTACCCATCGATGTTCAGAAGGGGTACAAGGAGGCTTTTTTCATAGAGTGGAAACGGGAACTTGGATGGGACATGTTATAGAACATATCGCTCTGGAAATTCAAACATTAGCCGGGATGGATACTGGTTTTGGAAGAACCCGTGAAACCAAAACTCCCGGGGTTTACAATGTTGTATTTGATTATATTGAGGAGAATGCAGGGATTTTTGCAGCGGAAGAAGCCGTTAAAATCGCTGAAGCATTAATTGAAGGAAATGAATATGACATCAATGAATGCGTTCACAAATTAAAAGAGATCAGAGAACGTGTTCGCTTAGGACCTTCTACAGGAAGTATTGTAGAAGAGGCTGTTTCAAGAAAAATTCCATGGATCAGATTAGGAACTAATTCTTTAGTTCAATTAGGTTATGGTATTAACCAACAGAGATTTCAGGCAACGATTACCGGGAAAACAAGCTCAATTGCTGTAGATATTGCATGCAATAAAGAACTGACGAAGAGGATGCTTCATGATGCAGCAATTCCTGTCCCAATAGGTGATCTTGTGTATGATGAGCAAGAGCTGGAAAGAGTGATTAAGAAAATAGGATATCCGATTGTTCTTAAACCTTTAGATGGCAATCATGGAAAAGGATCATCTATTAATGTAAATGATTGGGAAAGTGCGAAAATAGGGTTAGAACATGCTCAGAAATATTCTAAAAAGACCATTGTCGAAAAATATATCACAGGATACGATTTTAGGGTTTTAGTGATTGATAACAAGATGGTTGCTGCAGCAAGAAGGGTACCAGCTCATATTGTGGGAGATGGAGAGTTGAATATTGAAAAGCTGATTGAAAAAGAAAATAAAGATCCACGCAGAGGATATGGACATGAAAATGTCTTGACAGAAATACAAGTTGATAAAGATACGCTAGAGCTTCTCGAGAAACTTCAATATACACTTGAAACTGTTCCCCAGAAAGGAGAAATTGTTTTCCTGAAATCTACCGCAAACCTTTCAACCGGAGGTACTTCAATTGATGTAACCGATATGGTTCATCCTGAAAATATTACCATGGCTGAAAGAATTTCTAAGATCATAGGTCTTGATGTTTGTGGCATTGATATTATGGCAGAGAACCTGACTCAACCCCTTAAAGAGAGTGGTGCTGCTATTATTGAAGTAAATGCGGCGCCGGGATTCAGAATGCACCTTGCCCCAAGCGAGGGGCTCCCAAGGAATGTCGCAGCTCCTGTTGTAGATATGCTTTATCCGCAAGGGAAACCTTTTACGATTCCTATCATTGCCGTAACCGGAACTAATGGTAAAACCACGACTACGAGACTGATCTCTCATATCGTTAAAAATAATGGCTATAGAGTAGGATTTACGACATCTGACGGTATTTATATTCAAAATACCATGCTGACAAAAGGGGACACAACAGGTCCGCTTTCTGCTGAATTTGTTTTAAAAGATCCGACCGTTGAATTTGCAGTACTGGAAACTGCAAGAGGAGGGATTTTACGTTCAGGTTTAGGTTTCTCTCAATGTGATATTGGTGTTTTAACTAATATTAAAGAGGATCATTTGGGAATGAATGATATTCATAATCTAAAAGATCTTACCAAAGTAAAAAGAGTAGTTCTTGACAGTGTAAAGAAGAATGGTTGGAGTGTAATGAATGCTGATGATGAGTATTCAATGCGAATTGTTAATGATCTCGATAGCAATATCGCTATTTTCAGTTTGGATGAAAATAATCCATACATCAAAAAATTTGCAAAGGAGGGAAAAATTACCTGTGTCTATGAAGAAGGTTTTGTAACGATCAAGAAAGGAGATTGGAAAATCAGAATTGGTAAAGCAAAAGATTTTCCGATTACTATGGAAGGAAAAGCCCGGTTTATGATTGCCAATGTTTTGGCTGCAAGTTTAGCTTGCTACCTGTATGGTTTCGGAATCGAAGATATTTCAAATTCACTCAGAACATTCATTCCAAGTGCGCAGCTTACACCTGGAAGGTTGAATATATTTAAGTTTAAAAGCTTTAAAGTACTGATCGATTTTGCACACAATCCAGATGGATATGAGGCGATTGAAGACTATCTTAAAAATGTGGAATCCACCAAGAAGATAGGAATTATTTCGGGTGTTGGAGACAGGAGGGATGAAGACATTAAGCTGTGCGGTAAAATTGCAGGAAGAATGTTCGATTATATTATTATAAGAAATGAGAAACATCTTCGTGGAAGAAAAGAAGAGGAGATCAATGGACTTATTATTGATGGAATTAATGAAGCGGGTAGAGATGTAAGCTATGAGATTATTCCTAAAGAAATTGAGGCATTGAAACATGCGATGGGGATGGCTGAAGATGGTACGTTTATTACTGCTTTAAGCGATGTTATTTCCAATGCCATAGAGCTGGTACAGGAATATCAGGCTAAGGAATTATTAGAAGACGATAAAATTTAG